One Helianthus annuus cultivar XRQ/B chromosome 7, HanXRQr2.0-SUNRISE, whole genome shotgun sequence genomic region harbors:
- the LOC110868258 gene encoding uncharacterized protein At3g28850-like translates to MNGVKGKFLKKLKTIKTVGYLQPDRILHVDAAGVLIDKFFAKSSDKSEKELTQIENKKSVLEQEYEVIDVLELMKDLEDEDEDVRVRPVSDTGYVEEDKENVRPVSDTDYVEEDKENVGPVSDAGVKPKAGNGNSKSFGDTPLSKTDISSFRPPDLDSDTLFDPNLLAAFRLAVEEFKAQEEKRRNRVLRDIEHELDQNLDGERPLKTPKLEEIDNPLLDFEKICPPGGSDSVIFYTTGLRSIRKTFEDCSSIRFLLESFKVLYHERDLSMHLDFRDELFRILGGKMVPPRLFIKGRYIGGAEEVLRLHEQGKFCPLLAGIPLNTSDGPCEGCAGVRFVMCISCDGSRKVDSGDGLLREKCMKCNENGLIICPVCC, encoded by the coding sequence ATGAATGGTGTGAAGGGGAAGTTCTTGAAGAAACTGAAGACGATTAAGACGGTCGGGTACTTGCAACCCGATCGAATTCTCCATGTCGATGCAGCCGGTGTGCTTATCGATAAATTCTTTGCGAAGTCGAGCGATAAATCTGAAAAAGAATTAACGCAGATTGAAAACAAGAAGAGTGTTTTAGAGCAAGAATATGAAGTTATTGATGTGTTGGAGCTCATGAAGgatcttgaagatgaagatgaagatgttCGAGTTCGACCCGTGAGTGACACGGGTTATGTTGAAGAGGATAAAGAAAATGTTCGACCCGTGAGTGATACGGATTATGTTGAAGAGGATAAAGAAAATGTTGGACCCGTGAGTGACGCGGGTGTGAAGCCGAAGGCGGGGAATGGGAACTCGAAAAGTTTCGGTGATACTCCGTTGTCGAAAACTGACATCTCGTCTTTTCGGCCACCGGATTTGGATTCCGACACGCTTTTTGACCCGAATCTTTTGGCGGCTTTTCGACTGGCGGTTGAGGAGTTTAAAGCTCAAGAAGAAAAGAGGCGAAATCGAGTTTTACGGGACATTGAACACGAGTTAGATCAAAATCTGGATGGCGAAAGGCCGCTTAAAACGCCGAAATTGGAAGAAATCGATAATCCCCTTTTGGATTTCGAGAAGATCTGTCCGCCTGGAGGAAGCGATTCGGTGATTTTTTACACAACAGGACTCAGAAGCATCCGAAAGACATTCGAAGATTGCTCTAGTATTCGATTCCTACTCGAGAGTTTTAAGGTATTATATCACGAACGAGATCTATCGATGCACCTGGATTTCCGAGATGAACTATTTCGGATACTGGGAGGAAAGATGGTCCCACCAAGGTTGTTTATCAAGGGGAGGTACATCGGAGGAGCAGAGGAAGTGTTGCGATTGCACGAACAAGGGAAGTTCTGCCCACTTTTGGCTGGAATTCCGTTAAACACGTCGGATGGGCCCTGCGAAGGCTGTGCTGGAGTTCGGTTTGTAATGTGCATAAGTTGCGATGGGAGTCGAAAGGTGGATTCGGGTGACGGATTGTTGCGCGAGAAGTGTATGAAATGTAACGAAAATGGTTTGATCATATGTCCCGTTTGCTGTTGA
- the LOC110868256 gene encoding uncharacterized protein LOC110868256 — MVVGMMKWRPWPPQSSNKFKVKIIIRHLQDSATAAADGGGQDVSKLAVEVVWKGCNKPNNPLSFKRRSVRRNVTKDGCWKDDGVVEWNEEFVSVCSLFGLKDGGFHRWDVAFMVFDGSNQEPKKRYCAVATGSLNLAKFASSSEQNVTDISIPLSAPGGIAESGPILCISLSLQELRIAHETTEQAQRSIIPLPLSTGNMQDEPSGLKAGLQKVKIFRAISVNRAKKACHEEECSDGKSSVRGYDADYPFDTESLETDEVDSEEVKDEDSIVRKSFSYGTLAYANHAGGLSYFNSSSSEDEDWIYYRNYKEESEYSNESIIDPLEAQIPKRSIFTWRKRKLSFRSPKIRGEPLLKKDSGEEGGDDIDFDRRMLSSSDERKSDVDTNTNRSSISEFGDDKFAVGSWEKKEVISREGHMKLETQVFFASIDQRSERAAGESACTALVAVIADWFQNNLNEMPIKSQLDSLIRDGSLEWRNLCGNEVYMERFPDKHFDLETVLQAKIRNLAVVPEKSFIGFFQPEEIKEIDLHFLDGAMSFDSIWDEITNIGSTYTDSMNPLVYIVSWNDHFFVLKVERDAYYIIDTLGERLYEGCDQAYMLKFDKESVIERLPVDTKKSNEKLDAEKVNESQVIETASAVVSNENEIVCKGKESCKEYIKSFLSAIPIRELQADLKKGLMASSTTVVHHRLQIEFHHTSCSSV; from the exons ATGGTAGTGGGTATGATGAAATGGAGGCCATGGCCACCACAATCATCCAACAAATTCAAAGTCAAGATCATCATCCGGCACCTTCAAGATTCTGCAACTGCAGCTGCAGATGGTGGTGGTCAAGATGTTTCAAAATTGGCTGTTGAAGTTGTGTGGAAAGGGTGTAATAAGCCGAATAATCCGTTGAGTTTTAAGCGCAGAAGTGTTAGGAGGAATGTTACCAAGGATGGGTGTTGGAAAGATGATGGGGTTGTTGAGTGGAATGAAGAGTTTGTTAGTGTTTGTAGTTTGTTCGGGTTGAAAGATGGCGGTTTTCATCGGTGGGATGTTGCATTCATGGTGTTCGAC GGATCAAATCAAGAACCAAAAAAGAGGTATTGTGCTGTAGCAACTGGATCATTAAACCTTGCAAAATTCGCTTCATCTTCTGAGCAAAACGTGACCGATATAAGCATTCCTCTTTCAGCTCCTGGTGGCATCGCAGAATCTGGACCGATACTTTGT ATATCTTTGAGCCTGCAAGAGCTGAGGATTGCACACGAGACTACCGAACAAGCACAAAGATCTATTATACCGCTTCCATTATCAACGGGTAATATGCAAGATGAGCCCTCGGGCCTTAAAGCTGGTCTTCAGAAAGTCAAAATCTTCAGGGCTATATCAGTCAATCGAGCTAAAAAAGCATGTCATGAAGAAGAATGTAGCGATGGAAAAAGCTCGGTCAGAGGTTACGATGCCGACTACCCATTTGACACAGAATCACTTGAAACAGATGAAGTTGACTCAGAGGAAGTCAAAGATGAAGACTCTATTGTTAGAAAATCTTTCAGTTATGGAACTCTCGCTTACGCAAATCATGCTGGAGGGTTATCTTACTTTAATTCGAGCTCTAGTGAAGATGAAGATTGGATATACTACCGGAATTATAAAGAAGAAAGCGAGTATTCCAATGAATCTATTATCGATCCTTTAGAAGCACAAATCCCGAAACGAAGCATCTTCACGTGGAGGAAACGAAAGTTGAGTTTTAGATCTCCGAAGATCAGAGGCGAACCGCTTTTGAAAAAAGATTCTGGAGAAGAAGGCGGGGACGATATCGATTTTGATCGCAGGATGCTGAGTTCTTCCGATGAG CGTAAAAGTGACGTGGACACGAATACAAACCGATCTTCAATCTCCGAATTTGGAGACGATAAGTTTGCGGTAGGTAGCTGGGAGAAGAAAGAAGTGATAAGCAGAGAGGGGCACATGAAACTTGAGACCCAAGTTTTCTTTGCTTCAATTGACCAAAGAAGTGAACGAGCCGCTGGTGAGAGTGCATGCACCGCTTTAGTCGCGGTTATAGCTGACTGGTTCCAAAACAACTTGAACGAAATGCCAATCAAGTCACAACTCGATAGCTTAATCCGAGATGGTTCATTAGAATGGAGAAATCTTTGCGGAAATGAAGTTTATATGGAACGGTTTCCAGATAAACATTTTGACTTAGAAACGGTCCTTCAAGCGAAGATCCGAAATCTCGCTGTAGTCCCTGAAAAATCATTCATCGGATTCTTTCAACCCGAAGAGATTAAAGAGATCGATCTTCATTTTCTTGACGGTGCTATGTCATTTGATAGCATATGGGACGAAATCACTAATATCGGGTCAACTTACACCGACAGCATGAACCCGTTGGTTTACATTGTAAGCTGGAACGACCATTTTTTTGTGTTGAAAGTCGAACGCGACGCATATTATATTATTGACACGTTGGGAGAGAGGCTATATGAGGGATGCGATCAGGCTTACATGTTGAAGTTCGACAAAGAATCTGTAATTGAGAGACTACCGGTAGATACTAAAAAGTCAAATGAGAAACTGGACGCTGAGAAAGTCAACGAGAGTCAAGTTATCGAGACTGCCTCAGCAGTTGTAAGTAATGAGAATGAGATCGTGTGCAAAGGAAAAGAGTCGTGCAAGGAGTATATTAAGAGCTTTTTGTCTGCGATCCCGATAAGGGAATTGCAGGCCGATCTGAAAAAAGGGTTGATGGCATCATCGACTACCGTAGTTCATCATCGGCTTCAAATCGAGTTTCACCACACTAGCTGCTCTTCGGTTTAA